In Brienomyrus brachyistius isolate T26 chromosome 19, BBRACH_0.4, whole genome shotgun sequence, one DNA window encodes the following:
- the cep43 gene encoding FGFR1 oncogene partner isoform X1, with the protein MSAAEEDTELRDLLIQNLENNGVLNKIKAELRAAVFLALEQQDKEENKPPLVNESLKKFLNTKDGRLATSLVIDFLQVFNLDFTLAVFQPEINTLNGLENREAATQELAIGDLDDQKEAPLLLELIKRNRQKDKPCVSTEELSPRQVTDARRKFDTYDKERRGEITTENLRILFSDVCPGFHKSVLDQHVNEELALDRSLGSTVSFQDFLGLYKRFFHQCRSVFSGDGSDTTLAPAKLHEEKLGTSLSSKIPRYKGLIKHNEEMETAAPKASEANHSSTTLTTDSLKNRSHVQLSSREPGREDNPPTETRNLDPGLDDDEDEGDSFFDDPLPKPQKTYGCSTRVSFADKSNAGSSFSTKKNGHKDVNPSEKDKSVCGDSFSQMRRMSSLTDLSAINSDSEDDPVGDTFSDRASGALRSAETDARINVSKPAGAQLGAVNDGPPPRSSVSVQLVQNDLQEHRSDEEDYDDDFNSTSHRSDNSKSEVSIGEDIDEASVEGPEGSDKVSELEELTQDHSVSQLSQAADYMEEVA; encoded by the exons ATGTCTGCCGCGGAGGAGGATACAGAGCTGCGGGATCTTCTTATTCAAAACTTAGAAAATAACGGCGTTCTCAATAAAATCAAG GCAGAACttcgtgctgctgtgtttcttgccTTGGAGCAGCAGGACAAAGAAGAG AATAAACCTCCACTGGTCAATGAAAGTCTTAAGAAGTTTCTCAATACCAAAGATG GGCGTTTAGCTACCAGCCTCGTCATTGACTTCCTGCAGGTGTTTAATTTGGATTTCACACTTGCTGTCTTCCAGCCtgaaataaataca CTCAATGGGCTGGAGAACCGTGAGGCAGCCACTCAGGAACTGGCCATTGGGGACCTGGATGACCAGAAGGAGGCACCACTCTTGCTGGAGCTTATCAAGAGGAACAGACAAAAGGACAAGCCTTGTGTGTCAACCGAG GAACTGTCACCCAGGCAGGTTACAGACGCAAGAAGAAAATTTGACACTTACGACAAG gaaAGACGTGGCGAAATCACAACGGAAAACTTGAGAATTCTGTTTTCGGACGTCTGTCCTGGCTTCCACAA GAGTGTCTTGGACCAGCATGTGAATGAGGAACTCGCTCTCGACAGGAGCCTCGGCAGCA CTGTGAGCTTTCAGGACTTCCTGGGATTGTATAAGCGCTTCTTTCATCAGTGTAGGAGTGTG TTTAGCGGTGATGGATCTGATACAACGTTGGCTCCAGCTAAACTGCATGAGGAGAAACTCGGTACATCCTTGTCGAGTAAG ATACCCAGGTATAAAGGACTAATTAAACACAATGAGGAAATGGAAACAGCTGCTCCTAAG GCTTCAGAGGCCAATCACAGCAGTACCACTTTGACCACTGACTCTCTGAAGAATAGAAGTCATGTGCAGTTGTCATCCCGGGAGCCAGGTCGCGAGGACAACCCCCCAACAGAAACCCGGAATCTGGACCCAGGGCTGGATGACGATGAAGATGAGGGCGATTCATTTTTTGATGATCCCTTGCCCAAGCCGCAGAAAACATATGGCTG cagCACCAGGGTCTCCTTTGCCGACAAAAGCAATGCAGGGTCAAGTTTCTCCACAAAGAAGAATGGCCACAAAGA TGTAAACCCCTCAGAGAAGGAcaaaagtgtgtgtggggactcCTTTTCCCAGATGAGGAGGATGAGTAGCCTCACCGA CCTGTCTGCCATAAACAGCGACTCCGAGGACGACCCTGTGGGGGACACCTTTTCAGACCGCGCTAGCGGGGCCCTGCGTAGCGCCGAGACAGACGCCAG GATAAACGTCAGTAAACCTGCGGGTGCCCAGCTTGGCGCTGTGAACGACGGCCCCCCGCCCCGGAGCAGTGTGTCAGTGCAGCTGGTGCAGAACGACCTACAGGAGCACCGCAGCG ATGAAGAAGATTATGATGATGATTTTAACAG CACCAGCCATCGGTCAGATAACTCGAAAAGCGAGGTGAGCATCGGTGAGGACATCGACGAGGCCTCCGTGGAGGGTCCCGAGGGCAGCGATAAGGTGTCGGAG CTAGAAGAGCTGACCCAGGACCACAGCGTGTCGCAGCTCAGCCAGGCCGCCGACTACATGGAGGAGGTAGCCTGA
- the cep43 gene encoding FGFR1 oncogene partner isoform X4, translating to MSAAEEDTELRDLLIQNLENNGVLNKIKAELRAAVFLALEQQDKEENKPPLVNESLKKFLNTKDGRLATSLVIDFLQVFNLDFTLAVFQPEINTLNGLENREAATQELAIGDLDDQKEAPLLLELIKRNRQKDKPCVSTEELSPRQVTDARRKFDTYDKERRGEITTENLRILFSDVCPGFHKSVLDQHVNEELALDRSLGSTVSFQDFLGLYKRFFHQCRSVFSGDGSDTTLAPAKLHEEKLGTSLSSKIPRYKGLIKHNEEMETAAPKASEANHSSTTLTTDSLKNRSHVQLSSREPGREDNPPTETRNLDPGLDDDEDEGDSFFDDPLPKPQKTYGCSTRVSFADKSNAGSSFSTKKNGHKDLSAINSDSEDDPVGDTFSDRASGALRSAETDARINVSKPAGAQLGAVNDGPPPRSSVSVQLVQNDLQEHRSDEEDYDDDFNSTSHRSDNSKSEVSIGEDIDEASVEGPEGSDKVSELEELTQDHSVSQLSQAADYMEEVA from the exons ATGTCTGCCGCGGAGGAGGATACAGAGCTGCGGGATCTTCTTATTCAAAACTTAGAAAATAACGGCGTTCTCAATAAAATCAAG GCAGAACttcgtgctgctgtgtttcttgccTTGGAGCAGCAGGACAAAGAAGAG AATAAACCTCCACTGGTCAATGAAAGTCTTAAGAAGTTTCTCAATACCAAAGATG GGCGTTTAGCTACCAGCCTCGTCATTGACTTCCTGCAGGTGTTTAATTTGGATTTCACACTTGCTGTCTTCCAGCCtgaaataaataca CTCAATGGGCTGGAGAACCGTGAGGCAGCCACTCAGGAACTGGCCATTGGGGACCTGGATGACCAGAAGGAGGCACCACTCTTGCTGGAGCTTATCAAGAGGAACAGACAAAAGGACAAGCCTTGTGTGTCAACCGAG GAACTGTCACCCAGGCAGGTTACAGACGCAAGAAGAAAATTTGACACTTACGACAAG gaaAGACGTGGCGAAATCACAACGGAAAACTTGAGAATTCTGTTTTCGGACGTCTGTCCTGGCTTCCACAA GAGTGTCTTGGACCAGCATGTGAATGAGGAACTCGCTCTCGACAGGAGCCTCGGCAGCA CTGTGAGCTTTCAGGACTTCCTGGGATTGTATAAGCGCTTCTTTCATCAGTGTAGGAGTGTG TTTAGCGGTGATGGATCTGATACAACGTTGGCTCCAGCTAAACTGCATGAGGAGAAACTCGGTACATCCTTGTCGAGTAAG ATACCCAGGTATAAAGGACTAATTAAACACAATGAGGAAATGGAAACAGCTGCTCCTAAG GCTTCAGAGGCCAATCACAGCAGTACCACTTTGACCACTGACTCTCTGAAGAATAGAAGTCATGTGCAGTTGTCATCCCGGGAGCCAGGTCGCGAGGACAACCCCCCAACAGAAACCCGGAATCTGGACCCAGGGCTGGATGACGATGAAGATGAGGGCGATTCATTTTTTGATGATCCCTTGCCCAAGCCGCAGAAAACATATGGCTG cagCACCAGGGTCTCCTTTGCCGACAAAAGCAATGCAGGGTCAAGTTTCTCCACAAAGAAGAATGGCCACAAAGA CCTGTCTGCCATAAACAGCGACTCCGAGGACGACCCTGTGGGGGACACCTTTTCAGACCGCGCTAGCGGGGCCCTGCGTAGCGCCGAGACAGACGCCAG GATAAACGTCAGTAAACCTGCGGGTGCCCAGCTTGGCGCTGTGAACGACGGCCCCCCGCCCCGGAGCAGTGTGTCAGTGCAGCTGGTGCAGAACGACCTACAGGAGCACCGCAGCG ATGAAGAAGATTATGATGATGATTTTAACAG CACCAGCCATCGGTCAGATAACTCGAAAAGCGAGGTGAGCATCGGTGAGGACATCGACGAGGCCTCCGTGGAGGGTCCCGAGGGCAGCGATAAGGTGTCGGAG CTAGAAGAGCTGACCCAGGACCACAGCGTGTCGCAGCTCAGCCAGGCCGCCGACTACATGGAGGAGGTAGCCTGA
- the cep43 gene encoding FGFR1 oncogene partner isoform X6, translating into MSAAEEDTELRDLLIQNLENNGVLNKIKAELRAAVFLALEQQDKEENKPPLVNESLKKFLNTKDGRLATSLVIDFLQVFNLDFTLAVFQPEINTLNGLENREAATQELAIGDLDDQKEAPLLLELIKRNRQKDKPCVSTEELSPRQVTDARRKFDTYDKERRGEITTENLRILFSDVCPGFHKSVLDQHVNEELALDRSLGSTVSFQDFLGLYKRFFHQCRSVFSGDGSDTTLAPAKLHEEKLGTSLSSKIPRYKGLIKHNEEMETAAPKASEANHSSTTLTTDSLKNRSHVQLSSREPGREDNPPTETRNLDPGLDDDEDEGDSFFDDPLPKPQKTYGCSTRVSFADKSNAGSSFSTKKNGHKDDSEDDPVGDTFSDRASGALRSAETDARINVSKPAGAQLGAVNDGPPPRSSVSVQLVQNDLQEHRSDEEDYDDDFNSTSHRSDNSKSEVSIGEDIDEASVEGPEGSDKVSELEELTQDHSVSQLSQAADYMEEVA; encoded by the exons ATGTCTGCCGCGGAGGAGGATACAGAGCTGCGGGATCTTCTTATTCAAAACTTAGAAAATAACGGCGTTCTCAATAAAATCAAG GCAGAACttcgtgctgctgtgtttcttgccTTGGAGCAGCAGGACAAAGAAGAG AATAAACCTCCACTGGTCAATGAAAGTCTTAAGAAGTTTCTCAATACCAAAGATG GGCGTTTAGCTACCAGCCTCGTCATTGACTTCCTGCAGGTGTTTAATTTGGATTTCACACTTGCTGTCTTCCAGCCtgaaataaataca CTCAATGGGCTGGAGAACCGTGAGGCAGCCACTCAGGAACTGGCCATTGGGGACCTGGATGACCAGAAGGAGGCACCACTCTTGCTGGAGCTTATCAAGAGGAACAGACAAAAGGACAAGCCTTGTGTGTCAACCGAG GAACTGTCACCCAGGCAGGTTACAGACGCAAGAAGAAAATTTGACACTTACGACAAG gaaAGACGTGGCGAAATCACAACGGAAAACTTGAGAATTCTGTTTTCGGACGTCTGTCCTGGCTTCCACAA GAGTGTCTTGGACCAGCATGTGAATGAGGAACTCGCTCTCGACAGGAGCCTCGGCAGCA CTGTGAGCTTTCAGGACTTCCTGGGATTGTATAAGCGCTTCTTTCATCAGTGTAGGAGTGTG TTTAGCGGTGATGGATCTGATACAACGTTGGCTCCAGCTAAACTGCATGAGGAGAAACTCGGTACATCCTTGTCGAGTAAG ATACCCAGGTATAAAGGACTAATTAAACACAATGAGGAAATGGAAACAGCTGCTCCTAAG GCTTCAGAGGCCAATCACAGCAGTACCACTTTGACCACTGACTCTCTGAAGAATAGAAGTCATGTGCAGTTGTCATCCCGGGAGCCAGGTCGCGAGGACAACCCCCCAACAGAAACCCGGAATCTGGACCCAGGGCTGGATGACGATGAAGATGAGGGCGATTCATTTTTTGATGATCCCTTGCCCAAGCCGCAGAAAACATATGGCTG cagCACCAGGGTCTCCTTTGCCGACAAAAGCAATGCAGGGTCAAGTTTCTCCACAAAGAAGAATGGCCACAAAGA CGACTCCGAGGACGACCCTGTGGGGGACACCTTTTCAGACCGCGCTAGCGGGGCCCTGCGTAGCGCCGAGACAGACGCCAG GATAAACGTCAGTAAACCTGCGGGTGCCCAGCTTGGCGCTGTGAACGACGGCCCCCCGCCCCGGAGCAGTGTGTCAGTGCAGCTGGTGCAGAACGACCTACAGGAGCACCGCAGCG ATGAAGAAGATTATGATGATGATTTTAACAG CACCAGCCATCGGTCAGATAACTCGAAAAGCGAGGTGAGCATCGGTGAGGACATCGACGAGGCCTCCGTGGAGGGTCCCGAGGGCAGCGATAAGGTGTCGGAG CTAGAAGAGCTGACCCAGGACCACAGCGTGTCGCAGCTCAGCCAGGCCGCCGACTACATGGAGGAGGTAGCCTGA
- the cep43 gene encoding FGFR1 oncogene partner isoform X3, producing MSAAEEDTELRDLLIQNLENNGVLNKIKAELRAAVFLALEQQDKEENKPPLVNESLKKFLNTKDGRLATSLVIDFLQVFNLDFTLAVFQPEINTLNGLENREAATQELAIGDLDDQKEAPLLLELIKRNRQKDKPCVSTEELSPRQVTDARRKFDTYDKERRGEITTENLRILFSDVCPGFHKSVLDQHVNEELALDRSLGSTVSFQDFLGLYKRFFHQCRSVFSGDGSDTTLAPAKLHEEKLGTSLSSKASEANHSSTTLTTDSLKNRSHVQLSSREPGREDNPPTETRNLDPGLDDDEDEGDSFFDDPLPKPQKTYGCSTRVSFADKSNAGSSFSTKKNGHKDVNPSEKDKSVCGDSFSQMRRMSSLTDLSAINSDSEDDPVGDTFSDRASGALRSAETDARINVSKPAGAQLGAVNDGPPPRSSVSVQLVQNDLQEHRSDEEDYDDDFNSTSHRSDNSKSEVSIGEDIDEASVEGPEGSDKVSELEELTQDHSVSQLSQAADYMEEVA from the exons ATGTCTGCCGCGGAGGAGGATACAGAGCTGCGGGATCTTCTTATTCAAAACTTAGAAAATAACGGCGTTCTCAATAAAATCAAG GCAGAACttcgtgctgctgtgtttcttgccTTGGAGCAGCAGGACAAAGAAGAG AATAAACCTCCACTGGTCAATGAAAGTCTTAAGAAGTTTCTCAATACCAAAGATG GGCGTTTAGCTACCAGCCTCGTCATTGACTTCCTGCAGGTGTTTAATTTGGATTTCACACTTGCTGTCTTCCAGCCtgaaataaataca CTCAATGGGCTGGAGAACCGTGAGGCAGCCACTCAGGAACTGGCCATTGGGGACCTGGATGACCAGAAGGAGGCACCACTCTTGCTGGAGCTTATCAAGAGGAACAGACAAAAGGACAAGCCTTGTGTGTCAACCGAG GAACTGTCACCCAGGCAGGTTACAGACGCAAGAAGAAAATTTGACACTTACGACAAG gaaAGACGTGGCGAAATCACAACGGAAAACTTGAGAATTCTGTTTTCGGACGTCTGTCCTGGCTTCCACAA GAGTGTCTTGGACCAGCATGTGAATGAGGAACTCGCTCTCGACAGGAGCCTCGGCAGCA CTGTGAGCTTTCAGGACTTCCTGGGATTGTATAAGCGCTTCTTTCATCAGTGTAGGAGTGTG TTTAGCGGTGATGGATCTGATACAACGTTGGCTCCAGCTAAACTGCATGAGGAGAAACTCGGTACATCCTTGTCGAGTAAG GCTTCAGAGGCCAATCACAGCAGTACCACTTTGACCACTGACTCTCTGAAGAATAGAAGTCATGTGCAGTTGTCATCCCGGGAGCCAGGTCGCGAGGACAACCCCCCAACAGAAACCCGGAATCTGGACCCAGGGCTGGATGACGATGAAGATGAGGGCGATTCATTTTTTGATGATCCCTTGCCCAAGCCGCAGAAAACATATGGCTG cagCACCAGGGTCTCCTTTGCCGACAAAAGCAATGCAGGGTCAAGTTTCTCCACAAAGAAGAATGGCCACAAAGA TGTAAACCCCTCAGAGAAGGAcaaaagtgtgtgtggggactcCTTTTCCCAGATGAGGAGGATGAGTAGCCTCACCGA CCTGTCTGCCATAAACAGCGACTCCGAGGACGACCCTGTGGGGGACACCTTTTCAGACCGCGCTAGCGGGGCCCTGCGTAGCGCCGAGACAGACGCCAG GATAAACGTCAGTAAACCTGCGGGTGCCCAGCTTGGCGCTGTGAACGACGGCCCCCCGCCCCGGAGCAGTGTGTCAGTGCAGCTGGTGCAGAACGACCTACAGGAGCACCGCAGCG ATGAAGAAGATTATGATGATGATTTTAACAG CACCAGCCATCGGTCAGATAACTCGAAAAGCGAGGTGAGCATCGGTGAGGACATCGACGAGGCCTCCGTGGAGGGTCCCGAGGGCAGCGATAAGGTGTCGGAG CTAGAAGAGCTGACCCAGGACCACAGCGTGTCGCAGCTCAGCCAGGCCGCCGACTACATGGAGGAGGTAGCCTGA
- the cep43 gene encoding FGFR1 oncogene partner isoform X2: MSAAEEDTELRDLLIQNLENNGVLNKIKAELRAAVFLALEQQDKEENKPPLVNESLKKFLNTKDGRLATSLVIDFLQVFNLDFTLAVFQPEINTLNGLENREAATQELAIGDLDDQKEAPLLLELIKRNRQKDKPCVSTEELSPRQVTDARRKFDTYDKERRGEITTENLRILFSDVCPGFHKSVLDQHVNEELALDRSLGSTVSFQDFLGLYKRFFHQCRSVFSGDGSDTTLAPAKLHEEKLGTSLSSKIPRYKGLIKHNEEMETAAPKASEANHSSTTLTTDSLKNRSHVQLSSREPGREDNPPTETRNLDPGLDDDEDEGDSFFDDPLPKPQKTYGCTRVSFADKSNAGSSFSTKKNGHKDVNPSEKDKSVCGDSFSQMRRMSSLTDLSAINSDSEDDPVGDTFSDRASGALRSAETDARINVSKPAGAQLGAVNDGPPPRSSVSVQLVQNDLQEHRSDEEDYDDDFNSTSHRSDNSKSEVSIGEDIDEASVEGPEGSDKVSELEELTQDHSVSQLSQAADYMEEVA; this comes from the exons ATGTCTGCCGCGGAGGAGGATACAGAGCTGCGGGATCTTCTTATTCAAAACTTAGAAAATAACGGCGTTCTCAATAAAATCAAG GCAGAACttcgtgctgctgtgtttcttgccTTGGAGCAGCAGGACAAAGAAGAG AATAAACCTCCACTGGTCAATGAAAGTCTTAAGAAGTTTCTCAATACCAAAGATG GGCGTTTAGCTACCAGCCTCGTCATTGACTTCCTGCAGGTGTTTAATTTGGATTTCACACTTGCTGTCTTCCAGCCtgaaataaataca CTCAATGGGCTGGAGAACCGTGAGGCAGCCACTCAGGAACTGGCCATTGGGGACCTGGATGACCAGAAGGAGGCACCACTCTTGCTGGAGCTTATCAAGAGGAACAGACAAAAGGACAAGCCTTGTGTGTCAACCGAG GAACTGTCACCCAGGCAGGTTACAGACGCAAGAAGAAAATTTGACACTTACGACAAG gaaAGACGTGGCGAAATCACAACGGAAAACTTGAGAATTCTGTTTTCGGACGTCTGTCCTGGCTTCCACAA GAGTGTCTTGGACCAGCATGTGAATGAGGAACTCGCTCTCGACAGGAGCCTCGGCAGCA CTGTGAGCTTTCAGGACTTCCTGGGATTGTATAAGCGCTTCTTTCATCAGTGTAGGAGTGTG TTTAGCGGTGATGGATCTGATACAACGTTGGCTCCAGCTAAACTGCATGAGGAGAAACTCGGTACATCCTTGTCGAGTAAG ATACCCAGGTATAAAGGACTAATTAAACACAATGAGGAAATGGAAACAGCTGCTCCTAAG GCTTCAGAGGCCAATCACAGCAGTACCACTTTGACCACTGACTCTCTGAAGAATAGAAGTCATGTGCAGTTGTCATCCCGGGAGCCAGGTCGCGAGGACAACCCCCCAACAGAAACCCGGAATCTGGACCCAGGGCTGGATGACGATGAAGATGAGGGCGATTCATTTTTTGATGATCCCTTGCCCAAGCCGCAGAAAACATATGGCTG CACCAGGGTCTCCTTTGCCGACAAAAGCAATGCAGGGTCAAGTTTCTCCACAAAGAAGAATGGCCACAAAGA TGTAAACCCCTCAGAGAAGGAcaaaagtgtgtgtggggactcCTTTTCCCAGATGAGGAGGATGAGTAGCCTCACCGA CCTGTCTGCCATAAACAGCGACTCCGAGGACGACCCTGTGGGGGACACCTTTTCAGACCGCGCTAGCGGGGCCCTGCGTAGCGCCGAGACAGACGCCAG GATAAACGTCAGTAAACCTGCGGGTGCCCAGCTTGGCGCTGTGAACGACGGCCCCCCGCCCCGGAGCAGTGTGTCAGTGCAGCTGGTGCAGAACGACCTACAGGAGCACCGCAGCG ATGAAGAAGATTATGATGATGATTTTAACAG CACCAGCCATCGGTCAGATAACTCGAAAAGCGAGGTGAGCATCGGTGAGGACATCGACGAGGCCTCCGTGGAGGGTCCCGAGGGCAGCGATAAGGTGTCGGAG CTAGAAGAGCTGACCCAGGACCACAGCGTGTCGCAGCTCAGCCAGGCCGCCGACTACATGGAGGAGGTAGCCTGA
- the cep43 gene encoding FGFR1 oncogene partner isoform X7, producing MSAAEEDTELRDLLIQNLENNGVLNKIKAELRAAVFLALEQQDKEENKPPLVNESLKKFLNTKDGRLATSLVIDFLQVFNLDFTLAVFQPEINTLNGLENREAATQELAIGDLDDQKEAPLLLELIKRNRQKDKPCVSTEELSPRQVTDARRKFDTYDKERRGEITTENLRILFSDVCPGFHKSVLDQHVNEELALDRSLGSTVSFQDFLGLYKRFFHQCRSVFSGDGSDTTLAPAKLHEEKLGTSLSSKIPRYKGLIKHNEEMETAAPKASEANHSSTTLTTDSLKNRSHVQLSSREPGREDNPPTETRNLDPGLDDDEDEGDSFFDDPLPKPQKTYGCTRVSFADKSNAGSSFSTKKNGHKDDSEDDPVGDTFSDRASGALRSAETDARINVSKPAGAQLGAVNDGPPPRSSVSVQLVQNDLQEHRSDEEDYDDDFNSTSHRSDNSKSEVSIGEDIDEASVEGPEGSDKVSELEELTQDHSVSQLSQAADYMEEVA from the exons ATGTCTGCCGCGGAGGAGGATACAGAGCTGCGGGATCTTCTTATTCAAAACTTAGAAAATAACGGCGTTCTCAATAAAATCAAG GCAGAACttcgtgctgctgtgtttcttgccTTGGAGCAGCAGGACAAAGAAGAG AATAAACCTCCACTGGTCAATGAAAGTCTTAAGAAGTTTCTCAATACCAAAGATG GGCGTTTAGCTACCAGCCTCGTCATTGACTTCCTGCAGGTGTTTAATTTGGATTTCACACTTGCTGTCTTCCAGCCtgaaataaataca CTCAATGGGCTGGAGAACCGTGAGGCAGCCACTCAGGAACTGGCCATTGGGGACCTGGATGACCAGAAGGAGGCACCACTCTTGCTGGAGCTTATCAAGAGGAACAGACAAAAGGACAAGCCTTGTGTGTCAACCGAG GAACTGTCACCCAGGCAGGTTACAGACGCAAGAAGAAAATTTGACACTTACGACAAG gaaAGACGTGGCGAAATCACAACGGAAAACTTGAGAATTCTGTTTTCGGACGTCTGTCCTGGCTTCCACAA GAGTGTCTTGGACCAGCATGTGAATGAGGAACTCGCTCTCGACAGGAGCCTCGGCAGCA CTGTGAGCTTTCAGGACTTCCTGGGATTGTATAAGCGCTTCTTTCATCAGTGTAGGAGTGTG TTTAGCGGTGATGGATCTGATACAACGTTGGCTCCAGCTAAACTGCATGAGGAGAAACTCGGTACATCCTTGTCGAGTAAG ATACCCAGGTATAAAGGACTAATTAAACACAATGAGGAAATGGAAACAGCTGCTCCTAAG GCTTCAGAGGCCAATCACAGCAGTACCACTTTGACCACTGACTCTCTGAAGAATAGAAGTCATGTGCAGTTGTCATCCCGGGAGCCAGGTCGCGAGGACAACCCCCCAACAGAAACCCGGAATCTGGACCCAGGGCTGGATGACGATGAAGATGAGGGCGATTCATTTTTTGATGATCCCTTGCCCAAGCCGCAGAAAACATATGGCTG CACCAGGGTCTCCTTTGCCGACAAAAGCAATGCAGGGTCAAGTTTCTCCACAAAGAAGAATGGCCACAAAGA CGACTCCGAGGACGACCCTGTGGGGGACACCTTTTCAGACCGCGCTAGCGGGGCCCTGCGTAGCGCCGAGACAGACGCCAG GATAAACGTCAGTAAACCTGCGGGTGCCCAGCTTGGCGCTGTGAACGACGGCCCCCCGCCCCGGAGCAGTGTGTCAGTGCAGCTGGTGCAGAACGACCTACAGGAGCACCGCAGCG ATGAAGAAGATTATGATGATGATTTTAACAG CACCAGCCATCGGTCAGATAACTCGAAAAGCGAGGTGAGCATCGGTGAGGACATCGACGAGGCCTCCGTGGAGGGTCCCGAGGGCAGCGATAAGGTGTCGGAG CTAGAAGAGCTGACCCAGGACCACAGCGTGTCGCAGCTCAGCCAGGCCGCCGACTACATGGAGGAGGTAGCCTGA
- the cep43 gene encoding FGFR1 oncogene partner isoform X5 produces MSAAEEDTELRDLLIQNLENNGVLNKIKAELRAAVFLALEQQDKEENKPPLVNESLKKFLNTKDGRLATSLVIDFLQVFNLDFTLAVFQPEINTLNGLENREAATQELAIGDLDDQKEAPLLLELIKRNRQKDKPCVSTEELSPRQVTDARRKFDTYDKERRGEITTENLRILFSDVCPGFHKSVLDQHVNEELALDRSLGSTVSFQDFLGLYKRFFHQCRSVFSGDGSDTTLAPAKLHEEKLGTSLSSKIPRYKGLIKHNEEMETAAPKASEANHSSTTLTTDSLKNRSHVQLSSREPGREDNPPTETRNLDPGLDDDEDEGDSFFDDPLPKPQKTYGCTRVSFADKSNAGSSFSTKKNGHKDLSAINSDSEDDPVGDTFSDRASGALRSAETDARINVSKPAGAQLGAVNDGPPPRSSVSVQLVQNDLQEHRSDEEDYDDDFNSTSHRSDNSKSEVSIGEDIDEASVEGPEGSDKVSELEELTQDHSVSQLSQAADYMEEVA; encoded by the exons ATGTCTGCCGCGGAGGAGGATACAGAGCTGCGGGATCTTCTTATTCAAAACTTAGAAAATAACGGCGTTCTCAATAAAATCAAG GCAGAACttcgtgctgctgtgtttcttgccTTGGAGCAGCAGGACAAAGAAGAG AATAAACCTCCACTGGTCAATGAAAGTCTTAAGAAGTTTCTCAATACCAAAGATG GGCGTTTAGCTACCAGCCTCGTCATTGACTTCCTGCAGGTGTTTAATTTGGATTTCACACTTGCTGTCTTCCAGCCtgaaataaataca CTCAATGGGCTGGAGAACCGTGAGGCAGCCACTCAGGAACTGGCCATTGGGGACCTGGATGACCAGAAGGAGGCACCACTCTTGCTGGAGCTTATCAAGAGGAACAGACAAAAGGACAAGCCTTGTGTGTCAACCGAG GAACTGTCACCCAGGCAGGTTACAGACGCAAGAAGAAAATTTGACACTTACGACAAG gaaAGACGTGGCGAAATCACAACGGAAAACTTGAGAATTCTGTTTTCGGACGTCTGTCCTGGCTTCCACAA GAGTGTCTTGGACCAGCATGTGAATGAGGAACTCGCTCTCGACAGGAGCCTCGGCAGCA CTGTGAGCTTTCAGGACTTCCTGGGATTGTATAAGCGCTTCTTTCATCAGTGTAGGAGTGTG TTTAGCGGTGATGGATCTGATACAACGTTGGCTCCAGCTAAACTGCATGAGGAGAAACTCGGTACATCCTTGTCGAGTAAG ATACCCAGGTATAAAGGACTAATTAAACACAATGAGGAAATGGAAACAGCTGCTCCTAAG GCTTCAGAGGCCAATCACAGCAGTACCACTTTGACCACTGACTCTCTGAAGAATAGAAGTCATGTGCAGTTGTCATCCCGGGAGCCAGGTCGCGAGGACAACCCCCCAACAGAAACCCGGAATCTGGACCCAGGGCTGGATGACGATGAAGATGAGGGCGATTCATTTTTTGATGATCCCTTGCCCAAGCCGCAGAAAACATATGGCTG CACCAGGGTCTCCTTTGCCGACAAAAGCAATGCAGGGTCAAGTTTCTCCACAAAGAAGAATGGCCACAAAGA CCTGTCTGCCATAAACAGCGACTCCGAGGACGACCCTGTGGGGGACACCTTTTCAGACCGCGCTAGCGGGGCCCTGCGTAGCGCCGAGACAGACGCCAG GATAAACGTCAGTAAACCTGCGGGTGCCCAGCTTGGCGCTGTGAACGACGGCCCCCCGCCCCGGAGCAGTGTGTCAGTGCAGCTGGTGCAGAACGACCTACAGGAGCACCGCAGCG ATGAAGAAGATTATGATGATGATTTTAACAG CACCAGCCATCGGTCAGATAACTCGAAAAGCGAGGTGAGCATCGGTGAGGACATCGACGAGGCCTCCGTGGAGGGTCCCGAGGGCAGCGATAAGGTGTCGGAG CTAGAAGAGCTGACCCAGGACCACAGCGTGTCGCAGCTCAGCCAGGCCGCCGACTACATGGAGGAGGTAGCCTGA